One genomic window of Chitinophagaceae bacterium includes the following:
- a CDS encoding glycosyl hydrolase 53 family protein: MVVFSLTQMIFSAGLLITSLLPATVQQPAPALPSGKTEKIIGADISFLPQLEADGIKFSVDGKQQDAILILKKHGFNYFRLRLFVNPEADSGYSKKGYCGLPQTITMAKRFKEANMKWLLDFHYSDNWADPGKQFKPIDWQHLPFPQLVQTVHDYTKNVMSELKEQGVLPDMVQVGNEINAGMLWPEGNSSHPDSLAQLIKAGISGVKEIAPDIKIMLHIALGGQNKESREWLDAMIARGVDFDIIGESYYPQWHGTIPELQYNLTDLSTHYKQEVIVAEYTRHKVEVNDIAFNLPDGNLKGTFIWEPLNTWEFIFDKQGNAIDSLLNIYPALSKKYKVK; encoded by the coding sequence ATGGTTGTATTCTCGCTTACACAAATGATTTTTTCAGCGGGCCTGCTGATCACTTCTTTGTTGCCTGCAACAGTTCAGCAGCCAGCCCCGGCTTTGCCATCCGGCAAAACAGAAAAAATAATTGGAGCTGATATTTCCTTTCTTCCGCAACTGGAAGCAGACGGAATAAAATTTTCAGTGGATGGCAAACAGCAGGATGCAATATTGATTTTGAAAAAGCACGGTTTCAACTATTTCCGCCTGCGCTTATTTGTGAACCCGGAAGCAGACAGCGGCTATTCAAAAAAAGGTTATTGCGGATTGCCACAGACAATAACGATGGCCAAAAGATTTAAGGAAGCAAATATGAAGTGGTTGCTGGACTTTCATTACAGTGATAACTGGGCTGATCCGGGTAAGCAATTCAAACCTATAGATTGGCAGCATCTTCCATTTCCTCAACTGGTTCAAACCGTTCACGATTACACAAAAAATGTGATGTCTGAATTAAAAGAACAAGGCGTATTACCGGACATGGTGCAGGTTGGCAATGAAATTAATGCAGGCATGCTCTGGCCCGAAGGAAATAGCTCTCATCCTGATAGTCTCGCACAATTAATCAAAGCAGGAATTTCCGGCGTAAAAGAAATAGCGCCTGATATTAAAATAATGCTGCACATTGCCTTGGGTGGACAGAATAAAGAATCCCGGGAATGGCTGGATGCAATGATTGCACGTGGCGTTGATTTCGATATAATTGGCGAATCATATTATCCGCAGTGGCATGGTACCATTCCTGAACTTCAATACAATCTTACAGATCTTTCCACTCACTATAAGCAGGAAGTAATAGTTGCTGAATATACCCGGCACAAAGTGGAAGTGAACGATATCGCATTCAATCTACCGGATGGAAATTTGAAAGGAACCTTTATCTGGGAGCCGTTGAACACCTGGGAATTTATTTTTGACAAGCAGGGCAATGCCATTGATTCCTTGTTAAATATTTATCCCGCACTTTCAAAAAAATACAAAGTAAAGTGA
- a CDS encoding helix-turn-helix transcriptional regulator → MKQKSNLKTLDQFIDEQYGKKGTSKRNKFEKRYVAFKLGFLIQQARLKKGMTQEELAEKCGTNKGYISKIENNIKEVRISTLQKIVELGLGGHLELSIRL, encoded by the coding sequence ATGAAACAGAAAAGCAACTTAAAAACTCTTGACCAGTTCATTGACGAACAATATGGCAAAAAAGGCACTTCAAAACGTAACAAGTTTGAGAAAAGGTATGTAGCTTTTAAGCTTGGTTTCCTTATTCAACAGGCTCGACTTAAAAAAGGAATGACACAGGAAGAACTTGCTGAAAAGTGTGGAACCAACAAAGGTTACATTTCTAAAATCGAAAACAACATTAAGGAAGTTAGAATTTCTACTCTGCAAAAAATTGTTGAACTAGGATTGGGTGGACATCTGGAACTTTCAATCAGGCTTTGA
- a CDS encoding alpha-amylase, producing MKNILLAFLFMFPNMAAAQIDRPGAQVISAEEKVQRDLNHRVFYEIFIRSFYDSNNDGIGDLNGITAKLDYLANLGITGLWITPFHPSPSYHKYDVLDYLAVDPTCGTLDDFRNLLSEAHKRNIIVLMDLVVNHTAYDHPWFQAALKNDPVYKNYYWWESKSNAKDKNWHQPRGTDAGYTGEKYFGFFSPAMPDLNFDNPAVREAVIDIGKWWLKETAVDGFRLDAAQHIYEAEDTAANNKWWKEFSDALKKVKPDVITIGEVWNKKELVATYNNSLTGAFNFELSWDILKILQDEKNDQLIEKLIATKTLYASHTPFYSDPVFLSNHDANRIMSDLKNNIEKAKLAAAIYLTLPGTPFIYYGEELGMRGMKPDEWIREPFLWDKKHRDNGQTSWEKPKYSTDKNVGSLAKQLKNSGSVYQTYATLIAARTTYHSLSSQEIKVVGGAPATALVYERGGTANTILVIHNLSSLPLEYVIPEAYLNFKNAVYISSPKISLSNTAVTLPAYSSILLSVK from the coding sequence GTGAAAAATATTTTGTTGGCATTTTTATTTATGTTTCCCAATATGGCTGCTGCGCAAATTGATCGACCCGGTGCTCAGGTAATTTCTGCCGAAGAAAAAGTGCAGCGTGATCTGAATCACCGTGTCTTCTATGAAATTTTTATCCGTTCATTTTATGATTCCAACAATGACGGAATTGGTGATCTGAATGGTATTACCGCAAAACTCGATTACCTGGCCAATCTTGGCATCACAGGGCTTTGGATCACTCCTTTTCATCCTTCACCATCTTATCATAAGTATGATGTGCTTGATTACTTAGCAGTGGATCCAACCTGTGGCACACTTGATGATTTCAGAAATCTATTATCAGAGGCACATAAAAGAAACATCATCGTGCTGATGGATCTTGTGGTAAATCACACCGCCTATGATCATCCATGGTTTCAGGCTGCATTGAAAAATGATCCTGTTTATAAAAATTATTATTGGTGGGAATCAAAATCAAATGCAAAAGATAAAAACTGGCACCAACCCCGCGGAACAGATGCAGGCTATACCGGAGAAAAATATTTTGGTTTCTTTTCACCTGCAATGCCTGACCTGAATTTTGATAATCCTGCTGTCCGTGAAGCGGTGATTGATATCGGAAAATGGTGGCTGAAAGAAACTGCTGTCGATGGATTCCGGCTGGATGCGGCCCAACACATTTATGAAGCAGAAGATACTGCAGCAAATAATAAGTGGTGGAAAGAATTTTCAGATGCTTTAAAAAAAGTTAAGCCCGATGTAATTACAATCGGCGAAGTCTGGAACAAAAAAGAATTGGTAGCTACCTACAACAATTCTTTAACAGGCGCTTTTAACTTCGAACTTTCCTGGGACATTTTAAAAATTTTGCAGGATGAAAAAAATGATCAGTTGATTGAAAAGCTGATTGCCACAAAAACGCTGTATGCAAGTCATACTCCTTTTTACAGCGATCCGGTTTTTTTGAGTAATCATGATGCCAACCGTATCATGAGTGACCTCAAAAACAACATCGAAAAAGCAAAGCTTGCTGCGGCTATTTATCTCACGCTGCCGGGTACACCCTTTATTTATTATGGTGAAGAGCTGGGCATGCGCGGCATGAAACCGGATGAATGGATTCGTGAACCATTTCTCTGGGATAAAAAACATCGGGATAATGGACAAACAAGCTGGGAAAAGCCCAAATACAGTACAGATAAAAATGTTGGATCACTTGCGAAGCAGCTAAAAAATTCCGGCTCTGTTTATCAAACGTATGCAACATTGATCGCAGCGCGAACAACCTATCATTCACTTTCATCGCAAGAAATAAAAGTTGTTGGAGGTGCACCTGCGACCGCCCTGGTTTATGAACGTGGAGGAACTGCAAACACTATCCTGGTGATTCATAATCTGAGCAGCCTTCCGTTGGAATATGTGATTCCGGAAGCCTATCTCAATTTTAAAAATGCAGTGTACATCTCGTCACCAAAAATTTCCCTTTCCAACACTGCTGTTACGTTGCCTGCCTATTCAAGCATACTGCTAAGTGTAAAATAA
- a CDS encoding DUF3578 domain-containing protein gives MAIPKNITEENLLDAISKIDLEGIPNEADSQYYDVVYNGKKYPPKLVVAYANIFANGKELNRNSFSGGMETQCFKLLRRYGFIIQKKSVSYYVLGASWQGKEENPDQSERFMINGIWENGYADQFLDVVNGVNVGDRVAIKSSYATRDRKSMLRIKATGTVYKNIGDGRNLKIKWDKKFEPFDLEGYGGYRNTIQKVAEEDIAEIFKSQNFMGYYSELVKFLRLANEQTTGQGTKEVKAFNKNRIKEYESLKVKVSFGQGRATAISWIAFLNDVDNVQQGIYPVYLYYKEKKRLILAYGVSETHASNRRWNISNEKSIEDYFKDNNLGKPEKYANSFVFRSYDLNKEILEKEINTDLDKLISIYKATSSNSKPDLESARKFQHSDLSKAIIKAGLFFAERTLLRLTASLLTKPFVVLTGLSGSGKTKLAQAFAMWICEDNKQYCIVPVGADWTNREPLLGFPNALEPKKYVKPDNKVLDLIIEANKNVSKPYFLILDEMNLSHVERYFADFLSVMESKNKIALHSGDSEWNDVPAQIGFPKNLFIIGTVNIDETTYMFSPKVLDRASVIEFRVTAAEMEIYLQSSTEINLDNLKGEGKNMAESFVEFAKNTSLEAADEERLNKTLMRFFAELKKTGAEFGYRSASEIIRFAAVANRLDADWKQDEITDAAIMQKLLPKVHGSRKRLTPVLEVLGSLCMTEKPKDGEKMEHFLNPPDEKDFSSRIKYPLSFEKIARMYRALLHNGFTSYAEA, from the coding sequence ATGGCAATTCCGAAAAACATTACCGAAGAAAATTTGTTAGACGCAATTAGTAAAATTGACCTTGAAGGTATTCCCAATGAGGCTGATTCGCAATATTACGATGTCGTTTATAATGGTAAAAAATATCCGCCCAAACTCGTTGTTGCGTACGCGAACATTTTTGCAAATGGGAAAGAACTTAATAGGAATTCTTTTTCAGGAGGAATGGAAACACAGTGTTTTAAACTACTTAGAAGGTATGGGTTTATTATTCAAAAAAAATCAGTTTCTTATTATGTTTTAGGTGCTTCATGGCAAGGTAAAGAAGAAAACCCTGATCAATCAGAGAGATTCATGATAAATGGAATTTGGGAAAATGGCTATGCGGATCAATTTTTAGATGTTGTCAATGGAGTAAATGTGGGGGATAGAGTTGCAATTAAATCTTCTTACGCAACCAGGGATCGTAAAAGTATGTTACGAATTAAAGCAACTGGAACTGTATACAAAAATATTGGTGATGGGAGAAACCTTAAAATCAAATGGGATAAAAAGTTTGAACCATTCGATTTAGAGGGATATGGCGGTTATAGAAATACAATTCAAAAAGTTGCCGAGGAAGATATAGCTGAGATTTTTAAATCCCAAAATTTTATGGGCTATTATAGTGAATTAGTAAAATTCTTAAGACTAGCAAATGAACAAACTACTGGACAAGGAACAAAGGAAGTTAAGGCGTTCAATAAAAATCGAATCAAAGAATATGAAAGCTTAAAGGTGAAGGTATCATTTGGACAAGGCCGGGCAACGGCAATTTCGTGGATAGCTTTTCTAAATGATGTTGATAACGTTCAGCAGGGGATCTATCCAGTTTATCTTTATTATAAAGAGAAAAAGCGCTTGATTCTAGCTTATGGTGTAAGTGAAACACATGCATCAAATAGAAGATGGAATATTTCAAATGAAAAAAGTATTGAAGATTATTTTAAAGACAACAATTTAGGAAAACCTGAAAAATATGCTAATTCCTTTGTTTTCAGAAGTTATGATCTGAATAAAGAAATTCTTGAGAAAGAAATAAATACTGATTTGGACAAACTGATTTCGATTTACAAAGCAACTTCAAGTAATTCAAAACCTGATTTAGAATCAGCTAGAAAATTTCAACATTCAGATTTATCTAAAGCTATTATTAAGGCGGGATTGTTTTTTGCCGAGCGAACACTTTTACGGTTGACAGCTTCTCTGCTTACCAAGCCGTTCGTAGTACTCACTGGGCTTTCGGGTTCTGGCAAAACTAAACTTGCTCAGGCATTTGCTATGTGGATTTGCGAAGACAATAAACAGTATTGTATTGTGCCAGTAGGAGCCGACTGGACAAACAGAGAGCCCCTTCTCGGTTTTCCGAATGCGCTTGAGCCGAAAAAATATGTAAAGCCAGACAACAAAGTATTAGACCTAATAATTGAGGCAAATAAAAATGTGAGCAAACCTTATTTTCTCATTCTTGATGAAATGAATCTGAGCCATGTAGAAAGATACTTTGCCGATTTCCTGAGCGTGATGGAATCAAAAAATAAAATTGCCTTGCATTCGGGAGATAGTGAGTGGAATGATGTTCCGGCACAAATTGGTTTTCCAAAAAACCTCTTCATAATTGGTACCGTCAACATTGATGAAACCACCTACATGTTCAGCCCGAAAGTTCTGGACAGAGCCAGTGTGATTGAGTTCAGAGTAACAGCAGCAGAGATGGAAATTTATTTACAAAGCAGTACAGAGATCAATCTGGATAATTTGAAAGGTGAAGGAAAAAATATGGCAGAAAGTTTTGTTGAGTTTGCAAAGAATACGAGCCTTGAAGCAGCAGACGAAGAAAGGTTGAATAAAACACTGATGCGTTTCTTTGCTGAGTTAAAGAAAACCGGAGCAGAGTTTGGTTACCGCAGTGCTTCTGAAATTATTCGCTTTGCAGCAGTGGCAAATAGATTAGATGCAGATTGGAAACAGGATGAAATAACTGATGCAGCCATTATGCAAAAGTTGTTGCCGAAAGTTCACGGCTCCAGAAAAAGACTGACTCCTGTGCTTGAAGTTTTAGGAAGCTTGTGCATGACTGAAAAACCAAAGGATGGAGAAAAGATGGAACATTTTCTTAACCCACCGGATGAAAAAGATTTTTCTTCCAGAATAAAATACCCATTGTCGTTTGAGAAAATTGCAAGAATGTACAGAGCACTTCTTCACAATGGATTTACAAGTTATGCAGAAGCCTGA
- a CDS encoding DUF4968 domain-containing protein has protein sequence MKKNFLLLLLFPFIIQLSAQPLSRSLGNLKTMKRTAHGFTIQTDFGNLKASVYSASIIKIDITENNSFNDFSYAVTAVPEAAVKFEVKDERDKISIVTDSIVLIITKKTCACFIVQ, from the coding sequence ATGAAAAAAAACTTCCTGCTGTTACTCCTCTTTCCTTTTATTATTCAATTGTCGGCTCAACCACTGAGTCGCAGTTTAGGTAATCTGAAAACAATGAAACGGACCGCTCATGGTTTCACCATTCAAACAGATTTTGGAAATTTAAAAGCGAGTGTTTACTCCGCAAGCATTATCAAGATTGACATCACCGAAAACAATTCATTCAATGATTTTTCTTATGCTGTAACAGCAGTGCCTGAAGCTGCAGTAAAATTTGAGGTGAAAGATGAAAGAGATAAAATCAGCATTGTAACAGATTCCATAGTATTGATAATCACTAAAAAAACCTGTGCGTGTTTCATTGTACAATAA
- a CDS encoding galactose mutarotase encodes MQTHPYVGGTIGRFANRIADGKFNIDGTPYALSINDPPNHLHGGFSGFEKKVWSVKKIIEEEKRIGIELSYISPDGEEGYPGTLRATTTILLTAANEVQVQFSAVTDKSTIVNLTNHSYFNLSAFESPTIHHQLLKLNAVFYLLQNASQIPTGELATVKNTAMDFSEAREIGDGLTALATENGYDHTFVINDRNNLTNEVAELSGPVSGRLMKVFTNQPGIHVYTANWWDGSFVHANGKRLEKHGAIALETQAFPDAPNHPNFASAILKPGATYRAETVFGFFTLPE; translated from the coding sequence GTGCAAACACATCCGTATGTAGGTGGTACCATCGGACGTTTCGCGAACAGAATTGCGGACGGAAAATTTAATATCGATGGAACCCCGTATGCACTTTCAATCAATGATCCGCCCAATCATTTACACGGGGGTTTTTCAGGATTTGAAAAAAAAGTGTGGTCAGTAAAGAAAATCATTGAAGAAGAAAAAAGGATTGGCATTGAGTTGAGCTATATTTCTCCTGACGGAGAAGAAGGATATCCCGGAACATTGCGCGCCACAACTACCATTTTGCTTACCGCTGCAAATGAAGTGCAGGTTCAATTCTCAGCAGTTACGGATAAATCTACGATTGTCAATCTGACGAATCATTCTTACTTCAACCTCTCCGCTTTTGAATCACCAACCATCCATCATCAACTGCTGAAGCTGAATGCGGTTTTTTATTTGTTACAGAATGCCAGTCAGATTCCTACCGGTGAATTAGCGACGGTGAAAAATACTGCCATGGATTTTTCTGAAGCAAGAGAAATTGGTGATGGCTTGACCGCATTGGCAACTGAAAATGGATACGATCATACTTTTGTGATTAATGATCGAAACAATTTAACAAACGAGGTTGCTGAATTATCTGGCCCTGTTTCCGGAAGGTTGATGAAAGTATTTACAAATCAACCGGGCATTCACGTATATACAGCCAATTGGTGGGACGGTTCATTCGTACATGCAAATGGAAAACGATTAGAAAAACATGGAGCTATAGCGCTGGAGACGCAGGCATTTCCAGATGCACCAAATCATCCCAATTTCGCAAGTGCTATTTTAAAACCGGGAGCTACTTATCGGGCAGAAACTGTTTTCGGGTTTTTTACATTGCCGGAATAA
- a CDS encoding glycosyl hydrolase 53 family protein — protein MAALFNEGYNAVKTVSQTSKVIIHLDDAGNTSLYDWFFSSLSAAGGNYDIVGASYYPFWSERTVAQMQAWANYESAKLGKEILIMETGYNWNPTLPDGSGGQLGNNGPYQNIYPSSPEGQKNFLLELFNGIKTAEHGKVIGALYWDPVMIAVPGVGWQLGAPNVVSNTTLFDFDGHTLVSLNAFRYN, from the coding sequence ATGGCTGCATTGTTTAATGAGGGATATAATGCTGTGAAAACAGTGTCACAAACTTCAAAAGTGATTATACATTTAGATGATGCAGGTAACACTTCATTATATGATTGGTTTTTCAGTTCACTTAGTGCAGCCGGAGGAAACTATGATATTGTGGGAGCTTCCTATTATCCATTCTGGTCGGAACGAACTGTTGCGCAAATGCAGGCTTGGGCGAATTACGAAAGTGCCAAGCTCGGAAAAGAAATTCTGATTATGGAAACCGGTTACAACTGGAATCCTACATTGCCGGATGGTTCCGGAGGACAGTTGGGAAACAATGGTCCTTACCAGAATATTTATCCATCCTCTCCAGAAGGTCAAAAGAATTTTTTGTTAGAATTATTCAACGGTATCAAGACTGCTGAGCATGGAAAAGTAATTGGTGCTCTTTACTGGGATCCTGTGATGATTGCAGTTCCGGGTGTTGGATGGCAGTTAGGCGCACCCAATGTGGTGTCGAATACTACCTTGTTTGATTTCGATGGTCATACGCTCGTTTCACTTAATGCTTTCAGGTACAATTAA
- a CDS encoding glycosyl hydrolase 53 family protein has protein sequence MKRTFYIATVLLMVMVSCKKPEEEVVVTPTVQDSIVNNGFEADQKEVTNASGWLTSGTDADADHVVSGGYEGSYSLSHKKSTAYKVNTYQELTGLKNGYYQLTAFVQNGGGQNACYLSGKGGDGVERMTSLPVSDLWTLVMVRGIHVTDGKCTISIYSDAKADNWCLIDAVVFKEDGLAYNFLKGGDVSELSYIESKGGKFYENGVEKDCFEILKNNGFNIARLRLYNDPGNINYTPSKYLPAGFQNPEDILHLALRAKAAGLQIELTFHYSDYWTNGTTQNKPHEWINLSYEDLKTAVYDFTFSFMNQMKDQGTIPEYVSLGNETPGGFYFLMVITITSVRWLHCLMRDIML, from the coding sequence ATGAAAAGAACATTTTACATAGCAACTGTACTACTTATGGTGATGGTATCCTGTAAAAAGCCCGAAGAAGAAGTTGTGGTGACACCAACTGTTCAGGATTCGATTGTAAACAACGGTTTTGAAGCAGATCAAAAAGAAGTGACTAATGCATCAGGCTGGCTCACTTCCGGCACTGATGCTGATGCCGATCATGTTGTTTCCGGTGGATATGAGGGTAGTTATTCTTTAAGCCATAAAAAATCTACGGCTTATAAAGTGAATACTTACCAGGAATTAACCGGTCTCAAAAACGGCTATTATCAATTGACGGCTTTCGTTCAAAATGGCGGCGGGCAAAATGCATGTTATCTGAGCGGAAAGGGTGGTGATGGTGTTGAACGCATGACGAGTCTGCCCGTTTCTGATTTATGGACGTTGGTAATGGTACGCGGCATTCATGTTACAGATGGTAAATGCACGATAAGTATTTATTCAGATGCAAAAGCAGATAACTGGTGCCTGATTGATGCTGTTGTTTTTAAAGAAGACGGACTGGCTTATAATTTTCTGAAGGGCGGAGATGTTTCGGAGTTGAGTTATATTGAATCGAAAGGAGGAAAATTTTATGAAAATGGGGTAGAAAAGGATTGTTTTGAAATATTGAAAAACAACGGATTTAACATCGCGCGTTTAAGACTTTACAATGATCCAGGCAATATAAACTACACGCCATCCAAATACCTTCCCGCGGGATTTCAGAATCCTGAGGACATACTTCACCTCGCGCTACGCGCAAAAGCTGCAGGCCTTCAGATTGAATTGACTTTTCATTACAGCGATTACTGGACAAACGGAACTACACAGAATAAACCACATGAATGGATAAATCTGAGCTATGAAGATCTTAAGACGGCAGTATATGATTTCACTTTCAGCTTCATGAATCAAATGAAAGACCAGGGCACCATTCCTGAATATGTTTCACTTGGAAATGAAACGCCGGGTGGTTTTTATTTCCTGATGGTGATTACAATCACTTCAGTCAGATGGCTGCATTGTTTAATGAGGGATATAATGCTGTGA
- a CDS encoding type II toxin-antitoxin system RelE/ParE family toxin, giving the protein MNDEKVRTVTLFRNYFTDFYEKQKQKVKNKILWTFRLIQTQKHVPDDYLKHMEGTNGLYEIRVQQGIDIFRIFCFFDEGKLIVLANGFQKKTQKTPSSEIEKALKIKKEYETEKQLKNS; this is encoded by the coding sequence TTGAATGATGAAAAAGTAAGAACCGTAACATTATTTAGAAATTACTTTACTGACTTCTATGAAAAACAGAAGCAAAAGGTAAAGAATAAAATACTCTGGACTTTTCGTCTCATTCAAACTCAAAAACATGTGCCAGACGATTACTTAAAACACATGGAGGGTACCAATGGCCTTTACGAAATCAGAGTTCAACAGGGAATCGACATTTTCCGAATTTTCTGTTTTTTTGACGAAGGCAAACTAATAGTTCTGGCCAATGGTTTCCAGAAAAAAACACAGAAGACACCAAGCTCCGAAATCGAAAAAGCGTTAAAAATTAAAAAGGAATATGAAACAGAAAAGCAACTTAAAAACTCTTGA
- a CDS encoding nucleotidyl transferase AbiEii/AbiGii toxin family protein, translated as MNLHNDVKLFGETIRAASHQTGINDEFVEKDYWITLVLQQLSKSKYAEQTVFKGGTSLSKGYGLINRFSEDVDIAIINDNNKSGNEIKTIIRTVEKEMTQQMKELQVEGVTSKGSRFRKSVFEYESENKSNKLIVEVNSFANPFPFQKMLIRSFVFDFFTATGNEKFIEQFNLQPFEINVLSKEQTLMEKLISLIRFSFSENTVESISQKIRHFYDLYFLMNDKECGAFVQSAKFKKQFNEILKHDREMFDEPEGWQKKSIVESPLINNFENIWKQVKGKYQSELSALAYTPIPDEGLIAKQFQILIDILK; from the coding sequence ATGAACCTGCACAACGACGTAAAATTATTTGGCGAAACTATTCGTGCTGCTTCACATCAGACAGGCATTAATGATGAGTTTGTGGAAAAAGATTACTGGATAACATTGGTATTGCAACAGCTTTCAAAAAGTAAATATGCAGAACAAACAGTTTTTAAAGGTGGCACTTCTTTGTCTAAAGGTTACGGATTAATCAACCGCTTTTCGGAAGATGTGGACATTGCTATCATTAACGACAACAACAAATCAGGCAATGAAATAAAAACCATTATTAGAACAGTAGAAAAAGAAATGACACAGCAAATGAAAGAGTTGCAGGTGGAAGGTGTTACCAGCAAAGGTTCACGGTTTCGTAAATCAGTATTTGAATACGAAAGCGAAAACAAAAGCAACAAACTGATTGTGGAAGTAAATTCATTTGCCAATCCGTTTCCGTTTCAGAAGATGCTTATCAGAAGTTTTGTGTTTGATTTTTTTACCGCAACAGGAAATGAAAAATTCATTGAGCAATTCAACTTGCAGCCATTTGAAATAAATGTGCTGAGCAAAGAGCAAACACTGATGGAGAAACTGATTTCGCTGATTCGTTTTTCATTTTCTGAAAATACAGTAGAAAGCATCTCACAAAAAATCAGACACTTTTACGATTTGTATTTTCTGATGAATGATAAAGAATGTGGTGCATTTGTTCAGTCAGCTAAATTTAAAAAACAGTTTAACGAAATACTGAAACACGACAGAGAAATGTTTGATGAACCCGAAGGCTGGCAGAAAAAATCAATCGTAGAATCACCATTAATAAACAACTTTGAAAACATCTGGAAACAAGTGAAAGGAAAATATCAAAGTGAACTTTCGGCATTGGCTTATACACCAATTCCTGATGAAGGCCTGATTGCAAAACAGTTTCAAATACTAATTGACATATTGAAATAA
- a CDS encoding UDP-glucose--hexose-1-phosphate uridylyltransferase, whose product MNKMTIDFTKHPHRRKNILTGEWLLISPQRTNRPWQGKVEAAAIENRASYDATCYLCPGNKRAGDQTNPDYKSCFAFTNDYSSLVLETPEGDLNIDDLLIAKSQSGICRVICFSPRHDLTLPHLEIDNILELVNLWCDEFNTLSQNTQLKYILIFENKGEIMGCSNPHPHGQIWCSSDVPVEPDKETIHQKKYFDAKGKSLLGDYLMLELEKKERIVTANDHFVALVPFWAVWPFEIMIVSRRQVQTILQFTDNEKHALAAILKNVTTRYDNIFKTSFPYSAGMHQSPVNDGEHPEWHWHMHFLPPLLRSATVKKFMVGYEMLGNPQRDVTAEWAAEILRSQSEIHFSATQTK is encoded by the coding sequence ATGAATAAGATGACCATCGACTTTACAAAGCATCCGCACAGGCGAAAAAATATTCTCACAGGCGAATGGTTGTTGATTTCTCCCCAGCGCACCAATCGTCCCTGGCAGGGGAAAGTGGAAGCAGCAGCCATCGAAAACAGAGCTTCCTATGATGCAACGTGCTATTTATGTCCGGGCAATAAAAGAGCAGGTGATCAAACAAATCCTGATTACAAGTCATGCTTCGCATTTACCAATGATTACTCCTCTTTGGTATTGGAAACACCGGAAGGAGATTTAAACATTGATGATTTGCTGATTGCAAAGAGTCAAAGCGGCATTTGCAGGGTTATTTGCTTTTCTCCGCGGCATGATCTTACGTTGCCGCATCTTGAAATTGACAATATTTTAGAACTGGTGAATCTATGGTGTGATGAATTCAATACCTTATCGCAAAACACGCAACTTAAATACATACTGATATTCGAAAATAAGGGTGAAATTATGGGTTGCAGCAATCCGCATCCGCACGGACAAATCTGGTGCTCCAGCGATGTGCCGGTGGAGCCGGATAAAGAAACCATTCATCAAAAAAAATACTTTGATGCAAAAGGAAAAAGCCTGCTTGGCGACTACCTGATGCTGGAATTAGAAAAGAAGGAACGGATCGTTACTGCCAATGATCACTTTGTTGCACTGGTGCCATTTTGGGCTGTATGGCCTTTTGAAATCATGATTGTTTCAAGAAGACAGGTTCAAACAATACTTCAGTTTACTGACAATGAAAAACATGCGCTTGCCGCCATTTTAAAAAATGTAACCACCCGATACGATAACATTTTCAAGACTTCTTTTCCCTACTCAGCAGGTATGCACCAGTCTCCTGTAAATGATGGCGAACATCCTGAGTGGCACTGGCACATGCATTTCCTGCCACCATTGCTGCGATCAGCTACCGTAAAAAAATTTATGGTGGGTTATGAAATGCTTGGCAATCCGCAACGCGATGTGACCGCGGAATGGGCTGCTGAGATTTTAAGGTCGCAATCTGAAATTCATTTCTCGGCTACTCAAACAAAATAA